One segment of Purpureocillium takamizusanense chromosome 7, complete sequence DNA contains the following:
- the BST1 gene encoding GPI inositol deacylase (EggNog:ENOG503NVMH~TransMembrane:8 (i116-141o781-800i828-847o883-903i954-978o998-1024i1066-1085o1091-1107i)~COG:U~BUSCO:EOG09262KN8), with translation MPDRPLARTDDGDETSYSREAPDADRPRDDDDHNGSRLSRKASPAGLKSRPSSARSRRQNSADWMHPNGHNGAAPGRKMTSAALSQAALAMGKLAPPSSAGASRLKPRRSPWSMSLLVLVTATLGIAMLSAILKSLVSYYVEPKGCRMSYMRPSYIHYSDFDTEHTRFATKYSLYLYREQGIDDEIKLRGIPVLFIPGNAGSYKQVRPIAAEAANYFHDILQQDGVSVGSGVRKLDFFTVDFNEDITAFHGQTLLDQAEYLNEAIRYILALYSDPQRSDRDSNLPDPTSVIVLGHSMGGVVARAMLVQPNYQANSINTIITMSAPHARPPVTFDGQIVQIYDEINDYWRHAYAQKWANDNPLWHVTLVSIAGGSLDTVVPSDYASLESLVPDTHGFTVFTTGIPTVWTSMDHQAILWCDQFRRVAARALYDIVDVERASQTKPRADRMRLLKKRLLPGIEAATERTLPARAATTLLTLGDEASRIVPAGSRLVVRNLGSQSRRMAHLIPIPPQGSPGLKRFTLLTDAALHDAGNDAPLEVLLCSVFAFQPSLASPQFSRHVDLSGGSGAPTKLACKNAASDSTLVPASTTSTEHPFFLEREKPVQPFSYLQYGLEHLLDHQFIAVLDQSLTPRQEFVVAEFSDQDDFGRKQGLSLSQLLTIGMSLTLPANRPVVVDVNVPAAVSALLAFQLRIDQPSCSASSSLFAPMVRQFLEKPYESKYFVNVRQAPISFHGIAPYMLPPMQPNDVVGLGFQFWSDPLCDSPLHIRLTLDLWGSLGKLYMRYRTVFAAFPLLVATMVLRKQFRVYDETGIFISFAESLDLSLRRSIPLLLLSLTLLSVSLGRSNLTLGIGSAFGRAGPDRPAGFGRNELLIGTEDPLFCPLISIIGIVCVGVCAVLHYVVLGLTRMLGLVYGLLTGAGAGGANGPDHARRTHSPAAISSTATPRRRMISTAILLFLVSTFIPYQFAYLVACLVQLFTTARAFRLATTASSAADANFHHYAHSILLLMMWVLPINLPILAVWVRNLAVHWLTPFSSHHNVLSIMPFILLVENLTTGRMVPQIPSGLRHVTSILLFGTALCAAVYGVSHAYVLHYLVNVVAAWLVVLHSTSDSWSLTTLGAMFEEDAGDDRKGPKAP, from the exons CGACGTCAGAATAGTGCCGACTGGATGCATCCAAACGGTCACAATGGGGCTGCGCCAGGCCGCAAGATGACTTCGGCTGCCCTGTCTCAAGCGGCCCTCGCCATGGGCAAGCTGGCACCTCCGTCTTCAGCGGGGGCGTCCAGGTTGAAGCCGCGGCGTAGCCCTTGGTCTATGTCactgctcgtcctcgttaCCGCCACCCTTGGCATTGCTATGCTATCAGCCATTCTGAAATCTCTTGTCAGCTACTACGTGGAACCAAAGGGGTGTCGCATGTCCTATATGCGGCCGTCGTACATTCACTACTCCGACTTCGACACTGAGCACACTCGCTTCGCCACTAAATACTCCCTCTATCTGTATCGCGAACAAGGGATAGACGATGAGATCAAG TTGCGCGGCATTCCCGTCCTTTTCATTCCTGGCAATGCCGGCAGTTACAAGCAGGTCCGTCCgatcgcggccgaggcggccaactACTTTCACGATATTCTGCAGCAGGATGGTGTATCGGTCGGATCCGGCGTCCGCAAGCTCGACTTCTTCACGGTCGACTTCAACGAGGACATTACCGCCTTTCATGGGCAGACGCTGCTAGATCAGGCCGAATACTTGAACGAGGCGATCCGCTACATACTCGCCCTGTACTCTGACCCTCAGCGATCTGACCGCGATTCCAATTTGCCGGATCCCACGTCAGTCATTGTCTTGGGCCATTCAATGGGTGGCGTCGTGGCTCGTGCCATGTTGGTACAGCCAAACTATCAGGCCAATTCCATCAAtaccatcatcaccatgtCAGCACCGCACGCTCGCCCCCCCGTCACTTTCGATGGGCAAATTGTGCAGATTTATGATGAGATAAACGATTACTGGCGCCATGCCTACGCACAAAAATGGGCCAACGATAACCCCCTGTGGCACGTCACACTCGTTTCCAttgccggcggcagccttgACACGGTGGTGCCGTCAGACTACGCCAGCTTGGAGTCGCTTGTGCCCGACACACACGGCTTCACCGTGTTCACAACGGGCATCCCCACGGTCTGGACGAGCATGGATCACCAGGCAATCCTCTGGTGCGATCAATTCCGAAGAGTGGCTGCGCGCGCCTTGTATGACATTGTCGATGTCGAGCGCGCCTCGCAGACAAAGCCCCGGGCAGACCGCATGCGCCTACTCAAAAAGCGCCTTCTCCCGGGAATAgaggccgccaccgagaGAACCTTGCCAGCCCGGGCAGCGACCACGCTCTTGACCCTGGGGGACGAGGCCAGCCGCATTGTTCCGGCCGGCTCGCGCCTGGTGGTGCGCAACCTGGGGAGCCAGTCTAGGCGCATGGCTCACCTGATTCCAATCCCGCCGCAGGGCTCCCCGGGCCTCAAGCGCTTTACGCTGTTGACAGATGCCGCACTGCATGACGCGGGCAACGACGCACCTCTCGAAGTCCTCCTGTGCAGCGTCTTCGCCTTTCAGCCGAGCCTGGCCAGCCCCCAATTCTCCAGACACGTCGATCTCTCCGGTGGGAGCGGCGCGCCTACAAAGCTGGCGTGCAAGAACGCCGCGTCTGACTCGACTCTGGTCCCGGCATCCACGACGTCAACGGAGCACCCCTTTTTCCTAGAGCGCGAAAAGCCGGTCCAGCCCTTTTCGTATCTGCAATATGGACTGGAGCACCTGTTGGACCACCAATtcatcgccgtcctcgatCAAAGCCTGACACCTCGTCAAGAATTTGTCGTGGCCGAATTCAGCGACCAGGACGACTTCGGCCGGAAGCAAGGTCTGAGCCTCTCGCAGCTGCTCACTATCGGCATGTCGTTGACTCTTCCCGCCAACCGACCcgtggtcgtcgacgtcaacgTCCCTGCTGCGGTTTCTGCTCTCCTAGCCTTCCAGTTGCGCATTGATCAGCCCAGCTGTTCCGCATCCTCGAGTTTATTTGCACCCATGGTGCGGCAGTTCTTGGAGAAACCGTACGAATCAAAGTACTTTGTCAATGTCCGTCAAGCCCCCATCAGCTTCCACGGCATTGCGCCCTACATGCTGCCTCCGATGCAACCAAACGACGTGGTCGGGCTGGGCTTTCAGTTCTGGTCAGACCCCTTGTGCGACTCGCCTCTTCATATCCGCCTCACGCTGGACCTCTGGGGCAGTTTGGGCAAACTGTACATGCGATACCGGACAGTCTTTGCAGCGTTTCCCCTTCTGGTGGCCACCATGGTGTTGCGAAAGCAGTTTCGCGTGTACGACGAGACTGGCATCTTCATATCTTTTGCAGAGAGTCTCGACCTGTCTTTGCGGCGCTCTATACCCCTGCTTTTATTGTCCCTGACGCTCTTGTCCGTGTCTCTTGGCCGCAGCAACCTCACGCTTGGAATCGGATCGGCCTttgggcgggctgggccggaTCGGCCGGCTGGCTTTGGGCGAAACGAGCTGTTGATCGGCACAGAAGATCCCTTGTTTTGCCCCTTGATCTCGATCATTGGCATCGTCTGCGTTGGTGTTTGCGCAGTCTTGCATTATGTCGTGCTTGGACTGACGCGGATGCTGGGTCTCGTGTACGGTCTCCTcactggcgctggcgctggcggtgcaAACGGCCCCGACCATGCCCGACGAACACACTCGCCAGCCGCCAtatcgtcgacggccacccCGCGCAGGCGAATGATCTCGACAGCCAtcttgctcttcttggtCTCGACCTTTATACCGTACCAGTTTGCCTATCTCGTGGCCTGTCTGGTGCAGCTCTTCACCACCGCCCGAGCGTTTCGCCTCGCAACTACTGCAAGCTCagccgccgatgccaacTTCCATCATTACGCCCACTCAATATTGCTTCTAATGATGTGGGTGCTGCCAATCAACCTCCCCATCCTCGCAGTCTGGGTACGGAACCTGGCTGTCCACTGGCTCACTCCCTTCTCCTCTCACCACAACGTCCTGTCCATCATGCCGTTCATACTGCTGGTCGAAAATCTCACCACCGGACGCATGGTGCCACAGATTCCGAGCGGGCTTCGTCACGTTACAAGCATCCTCCTGTTCGGGACAGCATTGTGCGCCGCAGTGTACGGCGTATCGCACGCCTACGTCCTGCATTACCTTGTGAACGTTGTGGCCGCCTGGCTCGTTGTTTTGCACTCCACCTCGGACTCGTGGTCGCTGACGACGCTCGGCGCCATGTTTGAagaggacgccggcgacgacagaAAGGGGCCCAAGGCACCGTGA
- the TMS1 gene encoding Membrane protein tms1 (EggNog:ENOG503NW06~COG:S~TransMembrane:11 (o15-37i49-71o100-118i138-155o161-182i203-227o233-254i266-285o305-323i407-427o447-471i)), whose protein sequence is MGALLSLPLLAVPSMGTLLSFAASCCGAATCSMVCSACGKCGNSVATRIAYALLLLVNSILAWIMLTPWAIEKLQHLTLDYVKINCPNGQCYGWLAVHRINFALGLFHLVLAGLLFGVTSSKSPRAAIQNGYWGPKMIAWLVLIVMAFLIPDRFFMVYGNYVSFICAMLFLILGLILLVDLAHTWAEYCLAQIEDTDSRLWRFILIGSTLSMYLASFAMTAVQYAFFAVGDCAMNQAVITINLILWLAISFISVNPTVQEYNPRAGLAQAAMVAVYCTYLTMSAVSTEPDDKQCNPLLRAQGTRTTSVVIGAIVTMLTVAYTTTRAATQSLGLGGSSHGIRLPDEDEHDLVTQQPSARREMRAEALRRAVEEGSLPADALLSDDESDAGVDAAHDDERNRTQYNYTMFHIIFFLATAWVSTLLTLQYDEEENGGGDFATVGRTYAASWVKIVSAWLCHGLYIWTLVAPVLLPDRFDIS, encoded by the exons ATGGGCGCGTTATTGTCGCTCCCTCTGCTGGCTGTGCCCAGCATGGGTACG CTCCTGTCCTTTgccgccagctgctgcggcgctgcGACTTGCTCCATGGTCTGCAGTGCCTGCGGCAAGTGCGGCAACAG CGTCGCCACTCGTATCGCATATGCCCTGCTCCTGCTAGTCAACTCCATTCTTGCATGGATCATGCTCACGCCCTGGGCTATTGAGAAACTGCAGCATCTCACCCTCGACTATGTCAAAATCAACTGCCCGAATGGCCAATGCtatggctggctggccgtccACAGAATCAACTTTGCTCTTGGTCTCTTTCACCTGGTCCTGGCCGGCTTGCTGTTTGGCGTCACCTCCTCCAAAAGCCCTCGTGCAGCCATTCAGAACGGATATTGGGGCCCCAAAATGATTGCCTGGCTGGTATTGATCGTCATGGCCTTTCTGATCCCCGACCGCTTCTTCATGGTTTACGGCAACTACGTTTCCTTCATTTGCGCCATGTTGTTTCTCATCCTCGGCCTCATTCTCCTCGTTGATCTCGCCCATACCTGGGCTGAGTATTGCCTTGCTCAGATTGAGGACACCGACTCCAGGCTCTGGCGCTTCATTCTCATCGGCTCAACCCTGTCCATGTATCTGGCCTCATTTGCAATGACGGCTGTGCAGTATGCTTTCTTCGCGGTCGGCGACTGCGCCATGAACcaggccgtcatcaccatcaaccTCATCCTCTGGCTGGCCATCTCTTTCATATCCGTCAATCCCACCGTTCAAGAGTATAATCCTCGCGCAGGTCTCGCGCAGGCAGCAATGGTCGCCGTCTATTGCACATATCTCACAATGTCCGCTGTCTCAACCGAACCGGACGATAAGCAATGCAATCCACTCCTCCGAGCCCAAGGCACCAGAACCACGTcggtcgtcatcggcgccatTGTTACCATGCTCACCGTTGCCTACACTACGACCCGCGCTGCCACGCAGAGCCTAGGACTTGGTGGCTCATCCCACGGTATTCGACTTccggacgaggacgagcacgATCTGGTCACTCAACAACCTAGCGCCCGACGCGAgatgcgcgccgaggccctgcgccggGCAGTCGAGGAAGGTAGCCTGCCCGCTGACGCGCTTCTGTCCGACGACGAAAGCGATGCCGGTGTCGATGCGGCACACGATGACGAACGGAACCGTACCCAGTACAACTACACCATGTTCCacatcatcttcttcctcgccacgGCTTGGGTTTCGACTCTCCTAACTCTCCAGtacgatgaggaggagaatGGAGGAGGTGACTTTGCTACCGTCGGCCGGACGTATGCGGCTAGTTGGGTCAAGATTGTGAGCGCCTGGTTATGTCATGGTTTGTACATCTGGACTTTGGTTGCGCCGGTTTTGCTGCCTGATCGATTTGACATCTCTTGA
- a CDS encoding uncharacterized protein (EggNog:ENOG503NYTA~TransMembrane:12 (i12-33o53-73i80-100o106-129i141-166o172-192i332-350o379-399i411-431o437-460i472-493o517-537i)~COG:S) has protein sequence MGQRNRGQLNRARFVASIAATVLSLACGTNYVYSAWSPQFAERLKLSATQSNLVGLFGNLGMYTLGVPVGIGVDHRGPRPFVLAGAILLGAGYFLLHQAYDRAAGSVALLCFFSFLTGLGSCMAFAAAVKTSALNWPHHRGTATAFPLAAFGLSAFFFSSLGAILFPGDPSAFLELLSWGTFGLIFAAFFFLRVYPHPSVYHAIPSAGPHRSSVGSVGSQRLRRTSSPEAKVHTSASSALRPSVDPGTSSDADASPINSSNYPRPAPGPQCGAPAPPEEDVEEQSAVADETSSLVSSCSSAAIENVVASSVDMDRSHRIDIRGLALLTSRTFWLLFSIMSILAGIGLMTINNIGNDVNALWKHYDDSIGQDFLVHRQQMHVSILSVCSFIGRLLSGVGSDFLVKSLGASRLWCLFIACLVFLSAQVSALSIRNPHLLGLVSGLSGMGYGFLFGVFPSLVAEAFGIHGLSQNWGFMTLAPVISSNIFNLFYGTIYDKHSVIGPGGERLCHDGLDCYRAAYWATFAAGCAGLVITLETIRHERVTIARELRGHN, from the exons ATGGGCCAGCGAAATCGTGGCCAGCTCAACCGAGCTCGCTTCGTTGCTagcatcgccgccacagTTCTCTCTCTAGCCTGCGGCACCAAC TATGTCTACTCGGCCTGGTCACCCCAGTTCGCCGAGCGCCTCAAGCTCTCCGCCACGCAGAgcaacctcgtcggcctcttcggCAACCTTGGCATGTACACACTCGGAGTCCCCgttggcatcggcgtcgaccatCGTGGGCCTCGCCCCTTCGTtcttgccggcgccatcCTTCTCGGGGCTGGTTACTTTCTCCTACACCAGGCTTAtgaccgcgccgccggctccgtcgcccttctctgcttcttctcctttctcaccggcctcggcagctgcatggcctttgccgccgccgtcaagacgTCGGCACTTAATTGGCCTCACCACCGCGGCACCGCTACCGCCTTCCCCTTAGCCGCCTTCGGCCTcagcgccttcttcttctcgtcgctTGGTGCCATTCTCTTTCCCGGCGACCCCAGCGCCTTCTTGGAGCTTCTTTCCTGGGGCACTTTCGGCTTGATTTTTGCCGCCTTTTTCTTCCTCAGGGTGTATCCCCACCCCTCCGTCTACCATGCCATCCCGAGCGCCGGGCCGCACCGCTCTTCCGTCGGGTCTGTTGGCTCCCAGCGCCTTCGCCGAACCTCCTCGCCCGAAGCCAAGGTGCACACGTCTGCATCATCGGCTCTCCGGCCTTCTGTGGATCCCGGTACGTCGtccgatgccgacgccagcCCGATCAACTCTTCCAACTACCCCCGGCCAGCGCCCGGCCCCCAGTGTGGggcgccagcaccgccggaggaagacgtcgaggagcagtCCGCCGTGGCAGACGAGACGTCATCTTTAGTGTcttcctgctcctcggccgccatcgAAAATGTTGTGGCAAGTAGTGTTGATATGGATCGGTCTCACCGAATAGATATTCGTGGCCTGGCCCTCTTAACCTCGCGAACCTTCTGGCTGCTCTTCTCCATCATGTCCATTCTCGCGGGTATTGGCCTGATGACGATCAA CAACATCGGCAATGACGTCAATGCCTTGTGGAAGCACTATGATGACTCTATTGGACAAGACTTCCTTGTTCACCGCCAGCAGATGCACGTGTCGATTTTATCCGTCTGTAGCTTCATCGGGAGACTCCTCAGCG GCGTCGGATCCGACTTTCTTGTCAAATCACTAGGCGCCAGTCGCCTTTGGTGCCTCTTCATTGCCTGCCTTGTCTTTCTGTCAGCCCAAGTGTCAGCTCTTAGCATCCGCAATCCACACCTTCTCGGGCTTGTCTCTGGCCTTTCTGGCATGGGATACGGCTTTCTCTTCGGTGTCTTCccctccctcgtcgccgaagccTTTGGAATCCATGGCTTGAGTCAGAATTGGGGCTTCATGACTCTTGCGCCGGTCATTTCGTCCAATATCTTCAATCTGTTCTACGGCACCATTTACGACAAGCACAGCGTCATTGGCCCTGGCGGGGAACGGCTGTGCCACGACGGCTTGGACTGCTACCGAGCAGCATACTGGGCCACCTTTGCTGCTGGCTGCGCTGGTTTGGTCATCACACTTGAGACAATTCGCCATGAACGGGTCACTATAGCCCGAGAACTTCGTGGCCACAACTGA